The genomic region ACACCGCCGAGCGCCTGTTTGATGTCTCGCTGGTGATGACCCGCCTGATTTCGCTGGCTGGCTACAAAGGGATCAGCCCGGCGATGCCCGAGCGTATGGCCCGCATCCACCTCAAATTTCAGGAAGAAGAACTGATCTGGGCCGAAAGCGGTATGCTGTTGCAGGTCGCAGGCGATAGTCTCGACTCGGCGTTTCGCAAACTGTCACTGACTGAGACCCGTCAGATCCTCGCCAGCGAAGATGGCCGCGCATTGGCGCTGACCGGCATGGCCCCAGTGGCCACCGCCACACCCAGCCTCCTTGACGACATTCTGGCGCCGCTGGCCGCCTGAGGACCGCTTGCTCCGTGACTGTCAGGCGCGCCTTGTGCGGGCCTTCTTTTTTGGATCTCTGCCGCCCTGCATCGCTGCGCAAAATCTGACTTCCATTTAATGTGATCCTTTGGTGACAACTGCGGCCTAACGCTCTATGTCGAGGCCAACGTCCCAAACGGATTCGAAGCCACCCGCCTTGCCGATACCGAAGATGACAGCTGTTCCCACCCTTGAAAAAGATCCGTTGCGCAATTCTTGCGCTGCCTTTTTCGCGCGCCGGGGCAACACAGGTGTTGGGCACGCCCGGCCAGGAACAAGGCCAGGAACAAGGCCAGGAACAGGGCAACGAGACTTCGAAGGGACCATTATGGCCACGGCCATAAGTGTAGACACGGCTGGGCCTGCCCAGCTGACGCAAAACTCAATGTGAAAGTGGAGCCACTGAATGTGTGGGATTTTGGGGATCGCAAACCAGACTGAAGATGTCTTTGCAGAGATCTATGACGGTTTGCTAATGCTACAGCATCGGGGCCAGGACGCGTCTGGCATTGTCACCTATACCGGTGACAACTTCCGGGAACACAAGGCCAATGGCCTGGTCAAGGATGTGTTCAACGCGCAGGTCGCAAAGAACCTGACCGGTAAAATTGGTATCGGCCATGTGCGCTATCCAACCGCAGGATCGCTGAGCGCAGCCGAAGCGCAGCCGTTCTTTGTGAACGCGCCCTATGGCATCTACTTGGTTCACAACGGCAACATCACCAACACCGCCGAACAACGCGAAAAAATCACCCGCAAATACAGCCGCCACCTGCGCACCACCTCGGATTCGGAAATCCTGCTGAACGTGCTGGCCGACAAAATCTCGGACAGCATCAAGGTAAACGGCACCAGCGATCCCAAGCGCAACCTGTTTGCCGGCGTCAAAATGACCATGGAACGTGTTCAGGGCGCCTATTCGGTCATCACCCTGATCGCCGGGGTCGGCATGATGGCCTTTCGCGACCCATATGGCATCCGCCCACTGTCCATCGCACAGCGCAAAAACGAAAACGGTGGACATGACTATGCCTTTGCCTCCGAAGATGTGGCCTTTGGTATCAACGGCTTTGAAAAGCTGCGCGATGTAAATCCCGGCGAAGCGGTGCTGGTTGATCTCGATGGCAATATGCACAGTTTTCAAGCGATCGAGGGCAAGCTCTCCCCCTGCATTTTTGAATATGTCTATCTGGCCCGCCCCGATTCCATGCTGGACGGGATTTCGGTCTACAAGACCCAGCTTCGGATGGGGCAGACACTCGCCAAGCAAATTCAGGACTCTGGGCTGCAGATCGACAGCATCATCCCGGTGCCCGATTCCGCCCGCCCGGTGGCGCTGGAAGTGGCCAATGCAACCGGCATCCGCTACCGTGAAGGGCTGGTAAAGAACCGCTATGTGGGCCGCACCTTCATCATGCCCGGTCAGGCAGAACGCCAGAAATCCGTACGCCGCAAGCTGAATGCCATTCCGCTGGAGATGAAGGGTTTGAACATCATGCTGATTGATGATTCGATCGTGCGCGGCAATACCATGAAAAAGATCGTCGAGATGTGCCGCGCGGCCGGCGCAAACAAAGTCTATGTGGCCAGCGCATCGCCGCCGGTGAAATTCCCCAATGTCTATGGCATCGACATGCCCACCAAACATGAATTGGTCGCCAACCGCCGGACCCTAGAAGAAATCCGGGTTGAACTGGGCGCCGATGCGCTCATTTATCAAAAGCTTGAAGATCTGATCTGGGCGGCAAAAGAGGGCAACAAGGACATCGAACAGTTTGATTGTTCTTGTTTTGATGGAGACTATCTGACCGGTAGCGTCAGCGAGGAATATCTCGCCTCTCTCGAGAGCAGTGGTCGGGTCAGTGACAAGATCAAGGATATGCCCACAGCCGGCGGTTCCTGGAATGGGTCGAAGCTTGCAGCCCTAGACTGACCCCAACCATCGAAAAACCCATAAGGCGGCAGGCCATTTCCTGCCGCTGAAAAGCCGCGGTATAGCGAATGTTTGAAATCCTGCCCTGAGCAGAGTATGAGCTCGAATCAACCCTATTTGGAGGCGCTGACCAGTAGGTCGGCGCTTTTTCCTTTGCCCGCAGAAAGGCCTGCCTCTTGGACGCGCATCTTGCCCGTATGTTGACCTCGTCACGCCAGTGCCGCTGCTGTGGTGCGACCTTTGCGCAGCTTCTCAGCCTGGCCTGCGATCGCCCGGATCTGTGCCCCGAGGATACGCCGCAACAGGATAATTCAGCCATTTCCGGCGAAACAGGTGATGTTCTCACCGATGATTTCTGTCGCATCGGCGATTTGCACTTTCTACGCTGCGTGCTGGCGATACCGTTGATTGGTGCCGACGACGAGGAATTTGTTCTGGGCACCTGGGCCAGCGTCAGCGCCGAGGATTTCATTGATTACTTGGATTTGTTTGACATGCCGGAGACCGAAGGTCTGGGCAAACGCCCGGCCTGGCTCTCCAACGCCATTCCCCCCGGCCTGGGCGAACCGGTGGCAGGCATGTTGAACATGCGGTCGCCGGGGCAGTATCCCGAGCTGAAAATCTCCGAAACCAATCACCCGCTCTACCCGTTGCAGAAAAACGGTGCCGATCTCGAAGAGCTGTTCGACCTGCTTTACAGCTACGGTCATGATCTGGCCTCGCTGGTCTATGATTCCTGACCGCAGTCACAGCTGACATTCAAGGGTGAGCGGACCACCTGCCCCTTATTTGCATGGGGTTGCGCAGGGAATTGCCGATTCTAGCGCTGCTCCGCAACATTCCGCCCACCGCATTTTCCCTCACCCTGTTCCCCCAGACCTTCGGCTGCTAAGCGCCAGGGGCGATAGACACATCTGGCCGCAGCCCCCTGGCCTTGAGGATATCAAAATGACCAATGCCACTGTGGCCGATCTGGCCACCCAGACTAAGGCGCTCGACCAAAGATCTATGGCTTTGATGGGCGTTTTTGGACCTGCCGAAAACCTGACCGCCCTGATGCGCCTGCCCAGTGGTCGCATCCGTCGGGTAACCCGCGGAGCCCGCCTGCCAGCGGGACTCGTCGTCGGGATCGACACAAAGGGTGTTTTGCTTGAGAAAAACGGTGCCACTCACCGTATTGCCATGCCCGGCGGGTAATCCATCGCAGCATGCCCCCTTGACCCGCTGCGACGCTCGGACCAAAAGACTGCCATGACACAGAAACTTGCTCTTATCACCGGCGCCTCGCGCGGTCTGGGTGCTGCTCTGGCCGAAGCGCTGGCGCCGACCCATCACATCCTCGCAGTGGCCCGAACCACTGGCGGCCTGGAAGACTTGGATGATCGCATCCAGGCGGCGGGCGGCAGTGCCACCCTGGCGCCGATGGATATCACCGACGCAGGCGCCATGGCGACCTTGTGTCGTGGCATTCATGACCGCTGGGGTCAGCTGGATCTCTGGCTGCATTGTGCCATTCACCCGGTGCCCCTAAGCCCGGCGAATTTTGTCGCGGGCAAGGATTGGGACAAATCCCTTGCCGTCAATGCCAGTGCCGCAGCCCTGCTGATTTCCTATGTGACACCACTGCTGGGGCAAACCGGCCAGGCCGTCTTCTTTGACGACCCCCGCGCCGGGCAAAAGTTCTTTGGCACCTATGGCGCCACCAAGGCGGCGCAAATGGCCTTGGCACGTTGCTGGCAGGCCGAGACCGAAAAGACCGGTCCCAAAGTCTCCATCCTGACGCCGCAGCCAATGCCAACCGCCCTGCGCTCGCGCTTTTTCCCAGGCGAGGATCGCAGTACTCTGGCCACCCCCGCCACGGAAGCCAAACGCCTGCTGGCAGAGCTGCAACTGTCCTGATCCGGGCACCAGCCCACCCGCGAGCAAAACCAATGCGCACCGGATCACCGGTGCGTGCAAGCACGCACCCTACACTGGCACGATAGCGGGCAATTCTGTGACACCTTCGCCTACAGTGGACGCTGGATGGCGCTCAACGGCAGCGGGGACTTGCCCCGTTTGCTGCCACCGCCTATGCAGATAGAAACCACCACCAAAGGGCGAGACATGCGTATTCTCATCACCAATGACGACGGCATCAGCGCTCCGGGGCTGGTGGTGCTGGACAGCATTGCAAAGGCCCTTGCTGGTCCGCAGGGCGAAGTCTGGACCGTGGCACCAGCGTTCGAGCAATCCGGCGTTGGCCATTGTATCAGTTACACCCACCCAACCATGATGACCAAACTGGGTGAACGTCGCTTTGCCGCCGAAGGATCTCCGGCGGATTGTGTGCTGGCCGGCCTGCATGTGGTGATGAAGGATTCGCCCCCCGATCTGGTCTTGTCTGGCGTCAACCGGGGCAACAACTCGGCTGAAAACGCACTGTATTCCGGCACTTTGGGGGGCGCCATGGAGGCCGCCTTGCAGGGGGTCCCGGCGATTGGTCTGTCGCAGTATTTTGGCCCCAGGA from Parasedimentitalea psychrophila harbors:
- the purF gene encoding amidophosphoribosyltransferase; translation: MCGILGIANQTEDVFAEIYDGLLMLQHRGQDASGIVTYTGDNFREHKANGLVKDVFNAQVAKNLTGKIGIGHVRYPTAGSLSAAEAQPFFVNAPYGIYLVHNGNITNTAEQREKITRKYSRHLRTTSDSEILLNVLADKISDSIKVNGTSDPKRNLFAGVKMTMERVQGAYSVITLIAGVGMMAFRDPYGIRPLSIAQRKNENGGHDYAFASEDVAFGINGFEKLRDVNPGEAVLVDLDGNMHSFQAIEGKLSPCIFEYVYLARPDSMLDGISVYKTQLRMGQTLAKQIQDSGLQIDSIIPVPDSARPVALEVANATGIRYREGLVKNRYVGRTFIMPGQAERQKSVRRKLNAIPLEMKGLNIMLIDDSIVRGNTMKKIVEMCRAAGANKVYVASASPPVKFPNVYGIDMPTKHELVANRRTLEEIRVELGADALIYQKLEDLIWAAKEGNKDIEQFDCSCFDGDYLTGSVSEEYLASLESSGRVSDKIKDMPTAGGSWNGSKLAALD
- a CDS encoding SDR family NAD(P)-dependent oxidoreductase gives rise to the protein MTQKLALITGASRGLGAALAEALAPTHHILAVARTTGGLEDLDDRIQAAGGSATLAPMDITDAGAMATLCRGIHDRWGQLDLWLHCAIHPVPLSPANFVAGKDWDKSLAVNASAAALLISYVTPLLGQTGQAVFFDDPRAGQKFFGTYGATKAAQMALARCWQAETEKTGPKVSILTPQPMPTALRSRFFPGEDRSTLATPATEAKRLLAELQLS
- a CDS encoding DUF2199 domain-containing protein, which encodes MLTSSRQCRCCGATFAQLLSLACDRPDLCPEDTPQQDNSAISGETGDVLTDDFCRIGDLHFLRCVLAIPLIGADDEEFVLGTWASVSAEDFIDYLDLFDMPETEGLGKRPAWLSNAIPPGLGEPVAGMLNMRSPGQYPELKISETNHPLYPLQKNGADLEELFDLLYSYGHDLASLVYDS
- the surE gene encoding 5'/3'-nucleotidase SurE, with the protein product MRILITNDDGISAPGLVVLDSIAKALAGPQGEVWTVAPAFEQSGVGHCISYTHPTMMTKLGERRFAAEGSPADCVLAGLHVVMKDSPPDLVLSGVNRGNNSAENALYSGTLGGAMEAALQGVPAIGLSQYFGPRNYDTANPFEAAAVHGAALISRIIEAGVQSNQEYGLFYNINFPPVSAAEVKGTRVAAQGLRPGTSFTAEPQLSPTGRPYLWIKGGDQHIPTAPGTDAAVNLDGYISVTPMRADLTAHDALEALKVIQ